The following coding sequences lie in one Vitis vinifera cultivar Pinot Noir 40024 chromosome 19, ASM3070453v1 genomic window:
- the LOC100243956 gene encoding transcription factor JUNGBRUNNEN 1, with translation MMMRSMDADKEDDQFLLPGFRFHPTDEELVSFYLLKKIEKKLTAIELIKQIDIYKYDPWDLAKNSRTVTDKEWYFFCRRGRKYRNSVRPNRVTGSGFWKATGIDKPIYSVEEGHSRGDCIGLKKSLVYYCGSAGKGTKTDWMMHEFRLPADQKNATLPTAKAADQEAEVWTLCRIFKRNVPHRRYTPDWREVPAKRNPTNSKPETCDMSPENWEGYVSSGAPVSLHKGKKPVGSHIDEGNPLPAGQVSSIVQGSQPESCSSSILSNDAREFFAHGNWDEIVSFMELSFDPSSINNFKIMH, from the exons ATGATGATGAGAAGCATGGATGCTGATAAAGAAGACGATCAATTTTTGTTGCCAGGGTTTCGGTTTCATCCCACCGATGAAGAGCTAGTGTCCTTTTATCTTCTCAAAAAGATCGAGAAGAAGCTGACCGCTATTGAGCTTATAAAACAGATTGACATCTACAAATATGACCCCTGGGATCTTGCAA AAAATAGCCGGACTGTTACAGACAAAGAGTGGTATTTCTTTTGCAGAAGAGGGAGAAAATATAGGAATAGCGTAAGACCCAATAGAGTCACGGGGTCTGGATTTTGGAAAGCAACCGGCATAGACAAGCCAATATATTCTGTTGAAGAAGGACACAGCCGCGGTGACTGCATTGGGTTGAAGAAATCATTAGTGTACTATTGTGGAAGTGCAGGAAAAGGCACCAAAACTGATTGGATGATGCATGAGTTCCGCCTCCCCGCAGACCAGAAAAATGCTACTCTCCCCACTGCCAAGGCTGCTGATCAAGAAGCT GAAGTATGGACACTTTGTCGAATTTTTAAGCGAAATGTGCCACATAGAAGGTACACACCAGATTGGAGAGAAGTACCTGCTAAACGCAACCCAACGAATTCAAAACCTGAAACATGTGATATGAGTCCAGAAAATTGGGAAGGCTACGTTAGTTCTGGGGCTCCAGTTTCTCTTCATAAAGGGAAGAAGCCTGTTGGTAGTCACATTGATGAAGGGAACCCACTGCCCGCAGGCCAGGTGAGCTCGATTGTTCAAGGTTCACAACCAGAGTCATGTTCATCAAGCATTTTGAGTAACGATGCTAGGGAGTTCTTTGCACATGGAAATTGGGATGAGATCGTATCATTCATGGAGCTTTCTTTTGATCCATcatctataaataattttaaaattatgcatTAG